A window from Salvia miltiorrhiza cultivar Shanhuang (shh) chromosome 2, IMPLAD_Smil_shh, whole genome shotgun sequence encodes these proteins:
- the LOC131012877 gene encoding receptor-like protein 35, translating into MERVSLIFLHSLLMLFSWLTLATTDQIKSDESSLLALKSRITSDPDNYLKNNWTIGTSICTWIGVTCDSRDSRVTALDLSYMGLEGSIPPEIGNLSFLVSLDLSLNSLCGPLPKDICRHNNLQRLEALYLFSNKLEGEIPLSLGECPQLEFINLSYNNFGGHVPSQIGNITQLKALDLSWNNQRGTIPKEIGNLHNLRYMKLESNQLIGSIPREVGNMTALFELQLRNNSLSGMIYYSPSHKFSYSS; encoded by the exons ATGGAGAGAGTTTCTCTAATTTTCCTACATTCTCTACTCATGTTGTTTTCTTGGCTTACCCTTGCTACGACTGATCAAATCAAAAGTGATGAATCTTCACTTCTTGCCCTCAAATCCCGCATCACTTCAGATCCCGacaattatttgaaaaataattggacCATCGGAACCTCCATTTGCACATGGATAGGAGTTACGTGTGATTCACGTGATAGTAGGGTGACTGCTTTAGATCTCTCATATATGGGACTCGAAGGCAGCATCCCACCAGAAATCGGAaatctttcttttcttgtttctcTAGATTTGAGTTTGAACTCTCTTTGCGGCCCCCTACCAAAGGACATCTGCAGGCACAACAACCTTCAAAGACTCGAAGCACTTTACCTCTTCTCCAACAAATTGGAGGGTGAGATACCATTGAGTTTGGGTGAATGTCCACAGCTTGAGTTTATTAACTTGTCATACAACAACTTTGGTGGACATGTGCCATCACAAATTGGGAACATCACACAACTTAAGGCATTAGACCTTAGTTGGAACAATCAAAGAG GTACTATTCCAAAAGAGATCGGAAATCTTCATAATTTACGATACATGAAGTTGGAATCTAACCAACTTATTGGATCAATTCCGAGAGAAGTGGGGAACATGACAGCTCTTTTCGAATTACAGCTCCGTAATAATAGTTTAAGTGGTATGATTTATTATTCACCTAGCCACAAGTTTAGTTACTCAAGCTAG
- the LOC131012875 gene encoding probable LRR receptor-like serine/threonine-protein kinase At3g47570, with product MLNSSISSSLWGLKDLNTLDLSSNSLNGFLPQEMSNLGAAIYINLSMNQLSGSIPSTIGKLQNLIYLSLASNRLEGYIPVSVGSMTNLGTLDLSYNKLSSSIPKSLEALQHLRYFNVSFNNLSGEIPNGGSFRNFSMESFKGNGALCGIPKFHVQICPTVSKHIAKRKKVERASFIVFGVVAFISVVSLAFIIVKNKRKDKMTREVDELIFIVTERISYYELLQATAQFSESNLLGTGSSCSVYKGILNNGKEIAIKVFNTQFEGILRRFDVECEILRSIRHRNLTSVISSCSNEEFKALVLEYMPKGNLDKWLYSYNYYLNVIQRLNIMIDVASALEYLHHGYSTPIVHSDLKPSNVMLDEDMVAHVSDFGIAKLLRGGDSFVLTTTVATLGYIAPEYGLEGLVSTKCDVYSFGVMVIETFTRKRPCDDMFCGDMSLKRWVELCLPEIPNEVIDANLVMNLEEEQIDKNLQCVSSIFQLALKCSADSPGDRINMKQAHAELQRIKRRFFQ from the exons ATGTTGAATTCAAGCATATCTTCAAGCTTATGGGGCCTTAAAGATTTGAATACTCTAGACttgtcctcaaattcattgaatgggTTTTTACCTCAAGAGATGAGTAACTTAGGAGCAGCAATATATATAAACCTATCAATGAATCAATTGTCAGGGTCAATTCCGAGCACAATCGGAAAGTTGCAAAATTTGATTTATCTGTCTTTGGCAAGTAATAGATTAGAAGGTTATATTCCTGTGTCTGTAGGAAGCATGACCAATTTGGGAACTCTTGACTTGTCCTACAACAAACTCTCAAGTTCAATACCGAAGTCTTTAGAAGCACTGCAGCACCTCAGGTACTTTAATGTCTCTTTCAACAatttaagtggagaaattcctaatGGCGGTTCTTTTAGAAACTTTAGTATGGAATCTTTTAAGGGTAATGGGGCATTGTGTGGAATCCCAAAGTTCCATGTCCAAATTTGCCCGACAGTTTCTAAACACATAGCAAAGAGGAAGAAGGTGGAACGAGCTTCATTTATTGTTTTTGGGGTTGTTGCTTTCATCTCAGTTGTTTCTTTGGCCTTTATAATTGtcaaaaacaaaaggaaagataAGATGACTAGAGAAGTTGATGAGTTGATATTCATTGTGACGGAAAGAATATCTTATTATGAACTGCTACAAGCAACTGCTCAATTCAGTGAAAGCAATTTACTTGGCACTGGGAGTTCTTGCTCTGTTTATAAAGGAATTCTTAACAATGGGAAGGAAATCGCTATCAAGGTGTTTAATACGCAATTTGAAGGAATTTTGAGAAGATTTGATGTTGAATGCGAGATACTACGAAGCATTCGACACAGGAATCTGACCAGTGTCATAAGTAGTTGCTCTAATGAAGAGTTCAAGGCATTAGTACTTGAATATATGCCAAAGGGAAACCTTGACAAATGGTTATATTCCTATAACTATTACTTGAATGTGATTCaaagattgaatataatgattGATGTTGCATCTGCTTTGGAGTATCTTCACCATGGTTATTCAACGCCCATTGTCCACAGCGACTTGAAGCCTAGCAATGTGATGTTAGATGAAGACATGGTAGCCCATGTAAGCGATTTTGGGATAGCAAAGTTGTTACGCGGTGGAGATAGCTTTGTGTTAACCACCACGGTAGCAACATTGGGTTACATCGCTCCAG AGTATGGTTTGGAAGGTCTAGTTTCAACAAAGTGTGATGTGTATAGCTTCGGAGTAATGGTAATTGAAACTTTTACGAGAAAAAGGCCTTGTGATGATATGTTTTGCGGAGATATGAGCTTAAAGAGATGGGTAGAACTCTGTCTTCCAGAGATCCCAAATGAAGTGATAGATGCCAACTTAGTCATGAATTTGGAGGAAGAGCAGATTGACAAGAATCTGCAGTGTGTATCATCCATATTTCAATTGGCTTTGAAATGCTCCGCGGACTCTCCCGGGGATAGAATCAACATGAAACAAGCACATGCAGAGTTGCAGAGAATCAAACGTCGATTTTTCCAATGA
- the LOC131012873 gene encoding probable LRR receptor-like serine/threonine-protein kinase At3g47570, protein MERLNIMIDVASSLEYLHHGYSTPIVHSDLKPSNVLLDEDMVAHVSDFGIAKLLCDGDSFVLTNTLPTLGYIAPEYGLEGLVSIKCDVYSYGVMLIETFTRKRPSDDMFCGDLSLKSWVELSLPEMPDKVIDAN, encoded by the exons ATGgaaagattgaatataatgattGATGTTGCATCTTCTTTGGAGTATCTTCACCATGGTTATTCAACGCCCATTGTCCACAGTGACTTGAAGCCTAGTAATGTGTTGTTAGATGAAGACATGGTTGCCCATGTAAGCGATTTTGGGATAGCAAAGTTGTTATGTGATGGAGATAGCTTTGTGTTAACCAACACGCTACCAACATTGGGTTACATCGCTCCAG AGTATGGTTTGGAAGGGCTAGTTTCGATAAAATGTGATGTGTATAGCTACGGAgtgatgttgattgaaactTTTACGAGAAAAAGGCCTAGTGATGATATGTTTTGCGGAGATTTGAGCTTAAAGAGTTGGGTAGAACTCTCACTTCCAGAGATGCCAGATAAAGTGATAGATGCCAACTAG
- the LOC131007924 gene encoding receptor kinase-like protein Xa21 has product MEKKLYSIFAYAFLTISFQMLSCVAKQPMSLATDQTSLLSLKQHIISDPSRILATNWTNSTSVCSWTGVTCSLRHPRVAALNLSNMALSGTIPPQLRHLSFLVSLDLTNNHFHGDLPQELSLLRRLKFISFRLNNFTGDIPPMFGQLPKLDYLNLRNNSFIGSIPKPLSNLTNLQFLDLAYNSLSGEIPKELGRLQSLQTLYVQSNHLSGAIPSAIFNISTLVAIGFTYNELSGSLPTDMCSNLPFLTVLSLSENQLSGVIPANLSQCSRLEVLRLSYNSFSGQIPSEIGYLTSLQILYLGGNNLNGIVPHEIGNLQSMVTFAAEKNEIGGSIDFSIFMNMSSLQNIYLWRNIFTGNLPREVSNITRLTILELTENYLTGLIPSKFGQLYHLEILLLDFNNLSGSIPHELFNISTLRILSLVGNALSGVLPTHLCHASPFLEALYLGVNSMSGAIPNSISNCSQLTILSLEQNKFSGYIPTHLGNLRLLQLLSLFGNNLTQAPSSSFITSLTNCKSLTLLSFGKNPLNGVIPASVGNLSSSLRTFTCQQLQIQWQHSC; this is encoded by the exons ATGGAGAAAAAGCTTTATTCAATTTTTGCGTATGCATTCCTCACCATAAGCTTCCAAATGCTTTCTTGTGTAGCCAAACAACCTATGAGCCTTGCAACTGATCAAACTTCCCTTCTTTCACTCAAACAACACATCATCTCCGACCCATCTCGTATACTCGCAACGAATTGGACCAACTCGACCTCCGTCTGCAGCTGGACTGGCGTCACTTGCAGCTTGCGCCACCCAAGAGTAGCTGCCTTGAATCTCTCCAACATGGCTCTCTCCGGCACCATTCCACCACAGCTCCGACACCTCTCCTTCCTCGTCTCTCTCGACCTCACCAACAACCATTTCCATGGAGATTTGCCTCAAGAGCTGTCTCTCCTTCGCCGTTTGAAGTTCATATCTTTTCGACTCAACAACTTCACCGGTGACATCCCTCCGATGTTTGGTCAGTTACCAAAATTAGACTACTTGAATTTACGCAACAACAGCTTCATAGGTTCCATCCCGAAACCTCTCTCAAACCTGACAAACCTACAATTTCTTGACTTAGCTTACAATTctctaagtggagaaattccaaaaGAGTTGGGAAGACTTCAAAGTCTACAAACTCTGTATGTTCAATCTAATCATCTCTCCGGTGCTATACCATCAGCCATATTCAACATATCTACCCTTGTAGCTATAGGTTTTACATACAATGAATTGAGTGGAAGTCTTCCAACAGACATGTGCAGTAATCTTCCATTTCTTACTGTGCTTAGTCTTTCTGAAAATCAGCTGAGTGGCGTGATTCCCGCAAATCTATCCCAATGTTCACGACTTGAGGTTTTGAGACTGTCTTACAACTCTTTTAGTGGGCAGATACCTTCAGAAATCGGCTACTTAACATCTCTTCAGATTTTATATCTTGGTGGTAACAATTTGAACG GTATAGTACCACATGAGATTGGAAATCTTCAGAGCATGGTTACTTTTGCTGCTGAAAAGAATGAGATTGGGGGCTCAATTGATTTCAGTATTTTCATGAATATGTCTTCTCTGCAAAACATATATCTATGGCGCAACATATTCACGGGGAACCTTCCAAGGGAAGTCAGCAATATTACAAGGCTAACAATTTTGGAACTCACCGAGAACTACCTTACAG GGCTTATTCCCTCTAAATTTGGCCAACTTTACCATTTGGAGATATTACTACTAGATTTTAACAACTTGAGTGGTTCGATTCCACATGAGCTCTTCAACATTTCAACTCTTCGGATTCTTTCACTTGTCGGCAATGCTCTGTCAGGGGTTCTTCCAACCCATTTATGCCATGCCTCTCCCTTTCTTGAAGCACTTTATCTTGGTGTGAATTCCATGAGTGGAGCAATACCCAACTCTATCTCTAACTGTTCTCAACTCACAATTCTCTCACTTGAGCAGAACAAGTTCAGTGGTTATATACCTACTCATCTCGGCAACCTAAGACTTCTCCAACTTCTTTCTCTGTTCGGCAACAATCTTACACAGGCACCGTCTTCTTCCTTCATTACTTCATTGACAAATTGCAAGTCTCTAACTCTTTTGTCATTTGGTAAAAATCCTCTAAATGGTGTCATTCCAGCTTCTGTCGGGAACTTATCTTCCTCACTTCGAACATTCACTTGCCAGCAATTGCAAATTCAGTGGCAGCATTCCTGTTGA
- the LOC131012878 gene encoding receptor-like protein 43 — MSSLKMIDLSSNTLSGALPSEIEYMNELDILELDNNALIGPIPSTVGNLSSLYHLNLGSNKFNGPIPSTIGNLSNLGHLYLDSNKLNGQIPSTIGNLPLDILHLSSNKLIGELPSSICNLTSLDTLLLSNNTLEGIIPQCFGNLSSLIIFHLNKNQFRGHIPSTFSKGCSLVSINLNGNELQGQLPKSLINCQSLQGLDIGNNRIQDEFPFWMDYLPWLRVLVLRSNKFDGNMSLPSQTKIPFPNLQVLDISQNRFVGSLPQRYFKNFKAMIEVNETNLSNDDTFRLYVEMRLTLKGLDQLLERLLSAFTTIDLSSNRFSGGIPDSIGNLKILKYFNLSHNNLIGNIPSSLGSMSELESLDLSMNKLDGAIPSELTRLTFLSTLNLSMNNLVGQIPQSTQFSTFENDSYMGNRGLCGVPLTRKCKEENGQWMKPEEEEDDDEYGFIDGFGWRSVVMGYGSGFIVGIGIGYIIIRKARPRWLVEFFFGVGYNYKMKKRRSRATPTRRRRT; from the exons ATGTCTTCCTTGAAAATGATTGACTTATCAAGTAACACACTTAGCGGAGCATTGCCTTCAGAAATTGAGTACATGAATGAACTAGATATTTTGGAACTTGACAACAATGCTTTGATCG gtccaataccatctaCTGTTGGAAACCTATCAAGTTTGTACCACTTAAATCTTGGTTCCAACAAATTTAATG gtccaataccatctaCCATTGGAAACCTATCAAATTTGGGCCACTTGTATCTCGATtcaaacaaattaaatg GTCAAATACCATCTACCATTGGCAATCTACCATTGGATATTCTACatctctcttccaacaaattaatcGGTGAGCTTCCATCCTCCATCTGTAACTTGACATCCCTTGATACGCTTCTTCTCTCAAATAACACTTTGGAAGGAATAATTCCACAATGCTTTGGAAATTTGAGCTCTTTGATCATCTTTCATCTGAATAAAAATCAGTTTCGTGGTCACATTCCATCAACATTTAGCAAGGGGTGTAGTCTTGTGTCCATCAATTTGAATGGTAATGAATTGCAAGGACAATTACCTAAATCCTTGATCAATTGCCAAAGTCTACAAGGCCTCGACATTGGAAATAACAGAATACAAGACGAATTTCCCTTTTGGATGGATTACCTTCCGTGGCTTCGAGTGTTGGTCTTAAGGTCTAACAAGTTTGATGGTAACATGTCACTTCCTTCACAAACCAAGATTCCATTTCCTAATTTGCAAGTTTTAGATATATCTCAGAATAGATTTGTGGGTTCTCTGCCTCAAAGATATTTCAAGAATTTCAAAGCAATGATAGAGGTAAATGAAACAAACTTGTCAAATGACGACACCTTTCGTTTATATGTGGAGATGAGGCTCACCTTGAAAGGTTTGGATCAATTATTAGAGAGATTGTTGTCAGCCTTTACAACAATTGACTTATCCTCCAACAGGTTTTCTGGGGGTATTCCAGATTCCATAGGAAATCTTAAGATTCTCAAATACTTTAATTTGTCCCACAATAACCTCATAGGAAATATACCTTCATCTCTTGGAAGTATGAGTGAACTTGAATCATTGGACTTGTCTATGAACAAGTTAGATGGAGCAATTCCAAGTGAATTGACAAGGTTGACATTTCTTTCGACGTTAAACCTTTCAATGAATAATCTTGTTGGACAAATACCACAATCAACTCAGTTTTCCACATTTGAGAATGATTCATATATGGGAAACCGGGGATTGTGTGGAGTTCCATTGACGAGAAAGTGCAAAGAGGAGAATGGGCAGTGGATGAaaccagaagaagaagaagatgatgatgagtaTGGATTTATAGATGGATTTGGTTGGAGAAGTGTGGTGATGGGATATGGAAGTGGATTCATAGTTGGAATTGGAATCGGTTACATTATTATTAGAAAAGCAAGGCCAAGATGGTTAGTGGAATTCTTTTTTGGCGTTGGATATAACTATAAGATGAAGAAGAGACGCAGCAGAGCTACACCAACACGCCGCAGGAGAACTTAA
- the LOC131012876 gene encoding receptor kinase-like protein Xa21 has translation MEKMFDCIFAYAFLISITFQMLSSESKQPMSLATDQTSLLSLKQHITSDPSLLLSTNWTNSSSVCSWIGVTCSLRHQRVAALNLSNMALSGTIPPQLGHLSFLVSLDLTNNLFHGDLPHELSLLRRLKFISLRINNFAGEFPPMFGQLPKLEYLNLRNNSFIGSIPKSLSNLTNLQFLSLSSNSLSGEIPKELGRLQTLQTLFVEFNHLSGAIPSAIFNISSLVTIALTGNELSGSLPTDMCSNLPFLTRIYLSDNQLSGAIPTNLSQCSRLEILSFSYNSFSGQIPSEIGYLTSLEKLYLGANNLNGILPHEIGNLHSLVEFAAEHNEIGGSIDFSIFMNMSSLQNINMGYNKFTGNLSRDVGNITMLTNLHLSENHFIIGTTE, from the exons ATGGAGAAAATGTTTGATTGCATTTTTGCATATGCATTCCTAATTAGCATAACCTTCCAAATGCTTTCTTCTGAATCCAAACAACCTATGAGCCTTGCAACTGATCAAACTTCCCTTCTTTCACTCAAACAACACATCACCTCCGACCCTTCTCTTTTACTTTCAACTAATTGGACCAATTCGAGCTCCGTCTGCAGCTGGATTGGCGTCACTTGCAGCTTGCGCCACCAACGAGTAGCTGCCTTGAATCTCTCCAACATGGCTCTCTCCGGCACCATTCCACCACAGCTCGGACACCTCTCCTTCCTCGTCTCCCTCGACCTCACCAACAACCTTTTCCATGGAGATTTGCCTCATGAGCTGTCTCTCCTTCGCCGTTTGAAGTTCATATCTCTCCGAATCAACAACTTCGCCGGAGAATTCCCTCCGATGTTTGGTCAGTTACCAAAACTAGAATACTTGAATTTACGCAACAACAGCTTCATAGGTTCCATCCCAAAATCTCTCTCAAACCTAACAAACCTACAATTTCTAAGTTTATCTTCCAATTctctaagtggagaaattccaaaaGAGTTGGGAAGACTTCAAACTCTACAAACTCTGTTTGTTGAATTCAATCATTTATCGGGTGCAATACCATCAGCCATATTCAACATATCGAGCTTGGTGACTATAGCTTTGACAGGCAATGAATTGAGTGGAAGTCTTCCAACAGACATGTGCAGTAATCTTCCATTTCTTACTCGGATTTATCTTTCTGATAATCAGCTGAGTGGTGCGATTCCCACAAATCTATCCCAATGTTCACGGCTTGAGATTTTGAGCTTCTCTTACAACTCTTTTAGTGGGCAGATACCTTCAGAAATCGGCTACTTAACATCTCTTGAGAAGTTATATCTCGGTGCTAACAATTTGAACG GAATACTACCACATGAGATTGGCAATCTTCATAGTCTGGTTGAGTTTGCTGCTGAGCACAATGAGATTGGGGGCTCAATTGATTTCAGTATTTTCATGAATATGTCTTCTTTGCAAAACATAAATATGGGGTACAACAAATTCACAGGGAACCTTTCAAGGGATGTTGGGAATATTACCATGCTAACAAATTTGCATCTCTCGGAAAACCATTTTATTATAGGTACGACAGAGTAA
- the LOC131012874 gene encoding uncharacterized protein LOC131012874, producing MAFPILNLSRTSLKTFVFTALVNMSANCSSDRMKGSSMIPLSSFSLMKCRSISTCLVLSCCTGFSDILIAALLSQKSRLPLLGGKPISVSNLRSHRISVIPLFTPLNSASALDRATTFYFLLLHVTKFPPTKIPDNSQSCLHMLLLGFVHKLTYYSNCICDVGPCMGEIDEFPNKALVFSLIC from the exons atGGCATTTCCGATACTTAACTTGTCCAGAACTTCTCTGAAGACTTTTGTGTTTACAGCCTTAGTCAATATGTCAGCCAACTGTTCATCCGATCGTATGAAAGGAAGTTCAATGATCCCACTATCGAGCTTCTCTTTGATGAAATGCCGATCGATCTCCACGTGTTTGGTTCTGTCGTGTTGTACGGGATTTTCAGATATACTAATCGCAGCTTTATTGTCACAGAAGAGCCGACTTCCCCTTCTTGGAGGAAAGCCAATCTCTGTGAGCAATCTCCGAAGCCACAGGATTTCAGTTATCCCACTTTTTACTCCTCTGAATTCTGCCTCTGCACTTGATAGGGCCACTACTTTCTATTTTTTGCTTCTCCATGTGACCAAGTTTCCTCCAACGAAG ATACCGGACAATTCTCAAAGCTGCCTCCATATGCTCCTTCTGGGGTTTGTGCATAAACTGACTTACTATTCCAACTGCATATGTGATGTCGGGCCGTGTATGGGAGAGATAGATGAGTTTCCCAACAAGGCGCTGGTATTTTCCTTGATCTGTTAA